The following are encoded together in the Bacillus sp. NP157 genome:
- a CDS encoding LysR family transcriptional regulator, producing MDQIHLMRVFVAVGEEESFAAASRRLDLSPAAVSRAIATLEEDLGVNLLARTTRNVKLTEAGRRYLDDTRNILASIVEANEAAAGINATPKGNLSVTASVLFGRTFITPCIVKFLQDFPDVDVTAYFLDRLVSLTEEGVDVAVRIGPLPDSSMKALRVGQVRRILCASPAYLARHGVPEHPGDLLRHTIIAASGISPRVDWKFGNASDPTMVRIKPRLTVTANDAAIGAAAAGLGIARLLSYQVGEELASGQLKIILADYEEEPWPVHILHRESKFGSSKVRHFIDMLAGHLRSHPHLQPGPLLRATS from the coding sequence GTGGACCAGATCCACCTGATGAGAGTGTTCGTCGCGGTCGGCGAGGAAGAAAGCTTCGCCGCGGCGTCGCGCCGGCTCGACCTGTCCCCCGCGGCCGTCTCGCGGGCGATCGCGACGCTCGAGGAAGACCTGGGCGTCAACCTGCTGGCCCGGACGACACGCAACGTCAAACTGACCGAGGCGGGCCGGCGTTACCTCGACGACACCCGCAACATCCTCGCCAGCATCGTCGAAGCGAATGAGGCGGCGGCAGGCATCAACGCCACGCCCAAGGGCAATCTTTCGGTGACGGCGTCGGTGCTGTTCGGGCGAACCTTCATCACGCCATGCATCGTGAAGTTCCTGCAGGACTTCCCGGACGTCGACGTCACCGCGTATTTCCTCGACCGCCTGGTCAGCCTGACCGAGGAGGGCGTGGACGTGGCCGTGCGTATTGGCCCGTTGCCCGATTCGAGCATGAAGGCGCTACGGGTGGGCCAGGTGCGGCGCATCCTCTGTGCGTCGCCGGCCTACCTCGCCCGGCACGGCGTGCCCGAGCATCCGGGCGACCTGCTGCGGCATACGATCATCGCCGCCAGCGGCATCTCGCCCCGGGTCGACTGGAAGTTCGGTAACGCATCCGATCCGACGATGGTGCGGATCAAGCCGCGCCTCACCGTGACCGCCAACGACGCGGCGATCGGCGCCGCCGCGGCGGGGCTGGGCATCGCGCGGCTGCTCTCCTACCAGGTGGGTGAAGAGCTGGCTTCCGGCCAGCTGAAGATCATCCTCGCCGACTACGAAGAGGAGCCCTGGCCGGTGCACATCCTGCATCGCGAGAGCAAGTTCGGCTCGTCCAAGGTACGCCACTTCATCGACATGCTGGCCGGGCACCTGCGCAGCCATCCGCACCTGCAGCCGGGGCCGTTGCTGCGCGCGACGTCGTAG
- a CDS encoding pyridoxamine 5'-phosphate oxidase family protein: MAKNRRIPYEGEVMGNNTPFHGGERAVQQRAGEADIADRNVAVLSDTVIGGARPFIAKQFMVALGSVGPTGDVWASLLFGRPGFLHTPDGKSIQVDVPRGLRDPVDPLWSNIEACSDLGMLFIELGSRRRYRVNGVVGRIDDENVEVAIREAYPNCPKYIQRRHLRALGEPGQESQAAYGTVLRGNVVELVRQADTLFVASHHPDTSADASHRGGDAGFIRMVDERTLRIPDYHGNSLFNTLGNFQVNARAGVCIPDFANGQLLQLTGEASVQWDQDDPGNTTGGTHRFWEFRIAKWILRDAVPRAEWEYLDASPFNPPVVP, encoded by the coding sequence ATGGCCAAAAATCGCCGTATTCCATACGAGGGTGAGGTCATGGGAAACAACACGCCCTTCCATGGCGGTGAGCGCGCCGTCCAGCAACGCGCCGGCGAGGCGGATATCGCCGATCGCAACGTCGCGGTGCTGAGCGACACGGTCATCGGCGGGGCTCGCCCGTTCATCGCGAAGCAGTTCATGGTCGCCCTGGGTAGCGTAGGCCCCACGGGTGACGTGTGGGCGAGCCTGCTGTTCGGCAGGCCGGGGTTTCTCCACACCCCCGATGGCAAGTCGATCCAGGTCGACGTCCCACGCGGGCTGCGCGACCCGGTCGACCCGCTGTGGTCGAACATCGAAGCCTGCAGCGACCTGGGCATGCTTTTCATCGAACTGGGCTCACGCCGGCGCTATCGCGTCAACGGCGTGGTGGGCCGGATCGACGACGAAAACGTCGAGGTCGCGATCCGCGAGGCCTACCCAAACTGTCCCAAGTACATCCAGCGTCGGCACCTGCGGGCGCTCGGCGAACCCGGGCAGGAGTCGCAGGCCGCTTACGGAACCGTGCTGCGCGGAAACGTCGTCGAGCTGGTCAGGCAGGCTGACACGCTCTTCGTCGCCAGCCACCACCCCGACACCAGTGCAGACGCATCCCACCGGGGTGGCGATGCGGGGTTCATACGGATGGTGGACGAGCGGACACTGCGGATCCCCGACTACCACGGCAATAGCCTGTTCAACACGCTCGGCAACTTCCAGGTCAATGCCCGCGCGGGCGTATGTATCCCCGACTTTGCCAACGGCCAGTTATTGCAACTGACCGGCGAGGCGAGCGTGCAATGGGACCAGGACGACCCGGGGAATACCACGGGCGGGACGCATCGATTCTGGGAGTTTCGGATTGCCAAATGGATACTTCGCGATGCCGTTCCACGGGCGGAATGGGAGTACCTCGATGCGTCGCCCTTCAACCCACCTGTCGTCCCGTGA
- a CDS encoding NAD(P)H-binding protein yields MKAFIIGIAGRTGRRLAGRLCEAGVGVNGLARHPGQVEELASNGMTATLGDIADIDADTLAVLLGKADVVVFTAGAADSEPDDAMDRVDRDGVTKTIAAARRVGGMRVFLVSAFPEALRGGDVDPSFERYIRIKKSSEIELAASGLEWVILRASVLLDTPGVGTVSLGFAQCHTQVTRDDVASTLAGLILTPSVSRVILEVTAGDTPVAAAIEWIDGQLRHGRPERSS; encoded by the coding sequence ATGAAGGCGTTCATCATCGGGATCGCGGGGCGCACGGGCCGACGGCTAGCGGGAAGGCTGTGCGAGGCGGGTGTTGGCGTCAATGGCCTGGCCCGCCATCCTGGCCAGGTCGAGGAGCTGGCGAGTAACGGCATGACGGCGACGCTTGGCGACATCGCAGATATCGATGCCGACACGCTCGCCGTCCTGCTCGGCAAGGCCGACGTCGTGGTCTTCACCGCGGGTGCCGCGGACAGCGAGCCTGACGATGCGATGGACCGGGTGGATCGCGACGGCGTCACGAAGACGATTGCCGCGGCGCGGCGGGTCGGAGGCATGCGGGTCTTCCTCGTGTCTGCGTTTCCTGAGGCGCTCCGCGGTGGCGACGTGGATCCAAGCTTCGAGCGATACATACGTATCAAGAAGTCCAGCGAAATTGAGCTGGCCGCCTCGGGGCTGGAATGGGTCATCCTTCGTGCCTCCGTCCTCCTGGACACGCCGGGTGTTGGAACGGTGAGCCTTGGCTTCGCCCAGTGCCACACGCAGGTGACCCGCGATGACGTGGCGTCCACATTGGCCGGCCTGATCCTGACGCCTTCGGTGTCCCGCGTGATCCTCGAGGTCACCGCAGGCGATACCCCGGTTGCTGCCGCCATCGAATGGATCGATGGCCAACTCAGGCACGGTCGGCCAGAACGTAGTTCATGA
- a CDS encoding NAD-dependent formate dehydrogenase codes for MAKILCVLYPDPVDGMPKAYARDDIPQITTYDNGQTAPTPSTVDFKPGQLLGCVSGALGLRAYLEGLGHEFVVTSDKEGPGSEFEKHLPDADVVISQPFWPAYLTPERLAKAKKLKLALTAGIGSDHVDLESAIKHGVTVAEVTGSNSISVSEHAVMMILSLVRNYLPAHEWAKNGGWNIADCVERSYDIEGMHVGTVAAGRIGLAVLKRLKPFGVHLHYNARKRLPAQVEEELSLVYHGKVEGMVGACDVVTINVPLHPETMGMFDDALLAKMKRGAYIVNTARAEICDRDAIVRALESGQLAGYAGDVWYPQPAPKDHPWRSMPWNGMTPHMSGTSLSGQARYAAGTREILECWFQGRPIRDEYLIVDGGKLAGTGALAYTV; via the coding sequence ATGGCGAAGATCCTCTGCGTGCTTTATCCCGATCCCGTCGACGGCATGCCTAAGGCGTATGCCCGGGACGACATTCCCCAGATCACTACGTACGACAACGGCCAGACGGCGCCTACGCCGTCGACGGTCGACTTCAAGCCTGGCCAATTACTCGGATGCGTGTCGGGTGCGCTAGGTTTACGCGCCTACCTTGAAGGCCTCGGCCACGAGTTCGTCGTCACGTCGGACAAGGAAGGGCCGGGCTCCGAGTTTGAGAAGCACTTGCCTGACGCGGACGTGGTGATATCGCAGCCGTTCTGGCCGGCTTACCTTACCCCGGAGCGGCTTGCAAAGGCGAAGAAGCTGAAGCTCGCCTTGACTGCCGGGATAGGCTCCGACCATGTCGACCTCGAGTCCGCCATCAAGCACGGTGTCACCGTCGCCGAAGTGACGGGATCAAACAGCATCAGCGTCTCCGAGCATGCGGTCATGATGATCCTTTCGCTGGTGCGTAACTACCTTCCCGCGCACGAGTGGGCGAAGAATGGCGGCTGGAACATCGCCGATTGCGTCGAGCGCTCGTACGACATCGAGGGAATGCATGTTGGCACGGTGGCCGCTGGCCGGATCGGACTTGCCGTACTCAAACGCCTGAAGCCATTCGGTGTCCACCTGCACTACAACGCGCGCAAGCGCCTGCCTGCGCAGGTCGAGGAGGAACTTTCGCTTGTCTACCATGGAAAGGTCGAAGGCATGGTGGGTGCCTGCGACGTGGTTACGATCAATGTGCCCTTGCATCCCGAAACCATGGGCATGTTCGATGATGCGTTGCTGGCGAAGATGAAGCGCGGCGCCTATATCGTCAACACGGCGCGTGCGGAAATCTGTGATCGCGATGCGATCGTGCGGGCCCTCGAGAGCGGGCAACTGGCGGGCTATGCCGGCGACGTCTGGTATCCGCAGCCGGCGCCGAAAGACCACCCCTGGCGGTCGATGCCGTGGAACGGCATGACTCCCCACATGTCGGGAACGTCCCTCTCGGGACAGGCCCGGTACGCGGCGGGGACGCGCGAGATCCTGGAGTGTTGGTTCCAAGGCCGCCCGATCCGGGACGAGTACCTGATCGTGGATGGCGGCAAGCTTGCCGGCACTGGGGCACTCGCCTACACGGTGTGA
- a CDS encoding aldo/keto reductase produces the protein MSIRSTLLAGPMGFGTAPLGNMYRAITEEEAEATVDAAWDAGTRFFDTAPFYGAGLSEIRLGKALKKRPRDEYVIATKVGRLVLDELDDPNTRTFGEKGHIFKDGRPNKIAYDYTTEGTLKSIKDSLARMGLDRLDYVFIHDLAKDFHGDAWVSKFEEAQSGAFPTLDKLRDEGVIKAWGQGTNKVEPIEIMMELDKPRANGMLLAGRYSILDHASALQRLLPMAVEKSVDVIVGGPYSSGVLVGGKHFEYGAVPPAIAAKVVKIQALCDKHKVPIKAAALQFSLAHPAVAAIVPGASSPSRIAEDYAALNFKVPNDFWVDLRKSGVVDPTAPLPIDK, from the coding sequence ATGAGTATTCGAAGCACACTTCTCGCCGGACCGATGGGATTTGGCACGGCACCGCTTGGCAATATGTACCGCGCGATCACGGAAGAGGAGGCCGAGGCTACCGTCGATGCGGCCTGGGACGCGGGTACGCGGTTTTTCGACACCGCGCCGTTCTACGGCGCTGGACTGTCGGAGATTCGACTTGGCAAGGCCTTGAAGAAGCGGCCAAGGGACGAGTATGTGATCGCGACGAAGGTGGGCCGGCTGGTCCTCGATGAGCTGGATGATCCGAATACGCGGACGTTCGGCGAGAAGGGACATATCTTCAAGGATGGACGGCCCAACAAGATTGCCTATGACTACACGACGGAAGGCACGCTGAAGTCGATCAAGGACAGCCTTGCGCGAATGGGCCTGGATCGCCTCGATTATGTCTTCATCCACGACCTCGCCAAGGATTTCCATGGAGACGCATGGGTATCCAAGTTCGAGGAGGCGCAAAGCGGCGCGTTCCCCACCCTCGACAAGCTCCGCGACGAAGGCGTCATCAAGGCATGGGGCCAGGGCACCAACAAGGTCGAGCCCATCGAGATCATGATGGAGTTGGACAAGCCACGCGCCAATGGCATGCTCCTGGCCGGCCGATATTCGATCCTGGACCACGCATCCGCGTTGCAGCGTCTTCTGCCGATGGCCGTCGAAAAGAGCGTGGACGTGATCGTCGGGGGCCCTTACAGCTCGGGCGTCCTGGTCGGCGGCAAGCACTTCGAATATGGAGCCGTTCCGCCCGCGATCGCTGCGAAAGTCGTGAAGATCCAGGCCCTCTGCGACAAGCACAAGGTGCCCATCAAGGCGGCGGCGCTGCAGTTTTCCCTCGCCCACCCCGCTGTCGCGGCCATCGTGCCCGGGGCGAGCAGTCCGTCGCGCATTGCCGAGGATTATGCCGCCCTCAACTTCAAGGTTCCCAACGATTTCTGGGTCGACCTTCGAAAGAGTGGCGTGGTGGATCCGACCGCCCCGCTGCCCATCGACAAATAA
- a CDS encoding glyoxalase, protein MSSYYPVAVTHVGLTVTDVYAATKWYTDFIHCRHIIGPLHIRNDGSHIGSVFKGIFHDRFQECYVSHLATANGVGIELFQFVVPPTETPSDNFEYWKTGVFHFCLVDPDIEGLAKRCVAMGGKQNSEVFSLFEGESFKAVYCQDPWGNLFEVYSHSTELMYANRDTDAFLVPRNSKLEDHR, encoded by the coding sequence ATGTCGTCTTACTATCCCGTTGCCGTAACTCACGTCGGACTGACCGTAACCGACGTTTACGCCGCCACCAAGTGGTATACCGATTTCATCCACTGCCGGCACATCATTGGACCGCTGCATATCCGCAACGACGGATCGCACATCGGCAGTGTCTTCAAGGGCATCTTCCACGACAGGTTCCAGGAGTGCTACGTCAGCCACCTTGCCACCGCGAATGGCGTGGGCATCGAGTTGTTCCAGTTCGTTGTTCCGCCGACCGAGACGCCGTCCGACAACTTCGAATACTGGAAGACCGGCGTGTTCCACTTCTGCCTGGTCGATCCGGACATCGAGGGCCTTGCCAAGCGCTGCGTCGCGATGGGCGGCAAGCAGAACTCCGAAGTCTTCTCGCTGTTCGAGGGCGAGTCGTTCAAGGCTGTTTATTGCCAGGATCCGTGGGGCAACCTCTTCGAAGTCTATTCGCATTCCACCGAATTGATGTACGCGAACCGCGATACGGATGCGTTCCTGGTGCCGCGCAACTCGAAGCTGGAAGACCACCGCTAG